The Numida meleagris isolate 19003 breed g44 Domestic line chromosome 10, NumMel1.0, whole genome shotgun sequence genome includes a window with the following:
- the RFWD3 gene encoding E3 ubiquitin-protein ligase RFWD3 isoform X2, with translation MAQEEMEVDLQPVAPVLGGGGGTTIVLSDDEVEVVTVSAADATREPAADSGQQVNPSSALIGLLRLQGASDQHQLLPGPQVTQRPRVRRARRQPRVGGSQRTVSARAALDSYFQISRTQEPATVPGSHLEPSHIVRNSQEHRSQITELQSSDSDSSTSEEEEEVETPATLSPTAQQMPAAASSVSSQDQAELPQTLPQASAEHGNHQDEEFEAQQKQRTPLKKEEPPIPAAPLEEEEGDTCAICFEQWTNAGDHRLSALRCGHLFGYTCIDRWLKGQAGKCPQCNKKAKRSDIVVLYARTLKALDTSEQERMKSSLEKEQKLRRQAELESAQSRLQLQVLTDECSKLRKQVQELKALVAQHNVSASKQPGSSRTCFPGGLPSSQSQRKYHLEKVFVVSQAGNCRVMAYCDSLSCLVVSQPSPQSTFIPGCGVKMMSVANLKSSQYIPIHSKQIRGLAFGSRADGLLLSAALDNTLKLTSLATNTVVQTYNTGRPVWSCCWCLDDTNYIYAGLVNGSIMIYDLRDTNSHVQELVPQKSRCPMVSLSYLPRMASASLPYGGILAGTLEGACFWEQKAGNSYRPHHLLLEPGGCIDIQTEASTRHCLATYRPSKNNPCVRCVLMELTCSPLTESSEDVVCSSNPVQTFSAGPTCKLLTKNAIFQSPEEDGSIFVCAGDEASNSAMLWDAGSGCLLQKLQADLPVLDICPVEVNQAHLLATLTEKAVKLYKWQ, from the exons ATGGCTCAGGAAGAGATGGAAGTTGATCTCCAACCAGTG GCTCCAGTGCTCGGAGGTGGAGGAGGCACCACTATCGTTCTTTCTGACGATGAAGTTGAAGTTGTTACCGTATCGGCTGCTGATGCCACGAGGGAACCGGCTGCTGACTCTGGCCAGCAGGTGAATCCGTCCTCAGCTCTCATCGGactgctgaggctgcaggggGCATCTGatcagcaccagctgctgcctgggccGCAGGTCACGCAGCGTCCACGAGTACGAAGAGCTCGCAGGCAGCCGAGAGTCGGTGGTTCCCAGAGGACAGTCAGTGCCAg GGCAGCGCTGGACAGTTACTTTCAAATCAGCAGGACCCAAGAGCCTGCTACAGTACCAGGTTCACACCTGGAGCCCTCGCATATCGTGAGGAACAGCCAGGAACACAGATCACAGATCACGGAATTGCAATCGAGCGACTCCGACAGCAGCACttctgaggaggaggaagaggtggagACTCCAGCAACGCTGTCTCCAACAGCCCAGCAGATGCCTGCAGCAGCTAGCTCAG TTTCCAGTCAGGATCAAGCAGAGCTGCCTCAAACTCTGCCTCAAGCTTCTGCAGAACATGGAAATCATCAAGATGAAGAATTTGAAGCCCAGCAAAAGCAG aGAACTCCACTGAAGAAGGAGGAACCACCAATTCCCGCTGCAcccctggaggaggaggagggggacaCCTGTGCCATCTGTTTTGAGCAGTGGACCAATGCTGGGGACCACCGTCTGTCAGCCCTGCGGTGTGGGCACCTCTTTGGTTACACTTGCATTGACAGGTGGCTCAAGGGACAGGCAGGAAAGTGCCCTCAG tgcaatAAGAAAGCAAAGCGTTCTGACATCGTGGTCCTGTATGCTCGGACTTTGAAAGCGCTGGATACCAGTGAACAGGAGCGCATGAAGAG CTCTTTAGAAAAGGAGCAGAAGTTGCGGAGGCAGGCGGAGCTGGAATCTGCGCAGAGCCGGCTCCAGCTGCAGGTTTTGACGGACGAATGCAGCAAACTCCGTAAGCAAGTTCAG GAGCTGAAGGCTCTGGTGGCTCAGCACAATGTGAGTGCTTCCAAACAACCTGGCAGCTCCCGCACCTGCTTCCCAGGCGGCCTCCCCTCCAGCCAGAGCCAGCGCAAGTACCACTTGGAGAAGGTTTTTGTGGTGTCTCAGGCTGGGAACTGCAGAGTGATGGCATACTGTGACTCGCTGAGCTGTCTTGTGGTATCACAGCCTTCTCCACAGTCTACTTTTATTCCTG GCTGTGGTGTGAAGATGATGAGCGTGGCCAACCTGAAGAGCAGTCAGTACATCCCCATCCACAGCAAACAGATCCGGGGGCTGGCTTTTGGCAGTCGTGCAGATGGcttgctgctgtctgctgctctggacaacactctcaaACTCACCAG cttgGCAACAAATACTGTGGTACAGACATACAATACTGGCCGCCCtgtctggagctgctgctggtgtctgGATGATACAAACTACATCTATGCTGGGTTGGTCAACGGCTCCATCATGATATATGATCTGAGAGACACCAACTCCCATGTGCAGGAACTAGTCCCTCAGAAGTCCAG GTGTCCCATGGTATCTCTGTCTTATTTGCCTCGAATGGCCTCCGCCTCATTGCCATATGGTGGAATCCTGGCTGGGACCTTGGAAGGAGCCTGTTTCTGGGAACAGAAGGCTGGGAACTCCTACCGGCCTCATCACCTGCTGCTGGAACCAGGGGGATGCATCGATATTCAGACAGAGGCCAGCACGCGGCACTGCCTCGCAACATACAGGCCCA GTAAAAATAACCCGTGCGTGCGTTGTGTGCTGATGGAACTGACCTGCAGCCCGCTGACAGAATCCTCTGAAGATGTGGTGTGCTCTTCTAACCCCGTTCAGACTTTCAGTGCTGGACCCACCTGCAAGCTGCTGACCAAGAATGCCATTTTTCAGAGCCCAGAGGAGGATGGCAGCATCTTTGTGTGTGCTGGCGATGAGGCATCTAATTCGGCCATG CTCTGGGATGCTGGCAGCGGCTGCTTGCTGCAGAAATTGCAGGCTGACCTGCCCGTGCTGGACATCTGCCCCGTGGAGGTGAACCAGGCccacctgctggccaccctGACGGAGAAGGCGGTGAAGCTCTACAAGTGGCAGTGA
- the RFWD3 gene encoding E3 ubiquitin-protein ligase RFWD3 isoform X1, which yields MAQEEMEVDLQPVVSYSLENQGTLPAEPAAHTALSSQAPVLGGGGGTTIVLSDDEVEVVTVSAADATREPAADSGQQVNPSSALIGLLRLQGASDQHQLLPGPQVTQRPRVRRARRQPRVGGSQRTVSARAALDSYFQISRTQEPATVPGSHLEPSHIVRNSQEHRSQITELQSSDSDSSTSEEEEEVETPATLSPTAQQMPAAASSVSSQDQAELPQTLPQASAEHGNHQDEEFEAQQKQRTPLKKEEPPIPAAPLEEEEGDTCAICFEQWTNAGDHRLSALRCGHLFGYTCIDRWLKGQAGKCPQCNKKAKRSDIVVLYARTLKALDTSEQERMKSSLEKEQKLRRQAELESAQSRLQLQVLTDECSKLRKQVQELKALVAQHNVSASKQPGSSRTCFPGGLPSSQSQRKYHLEKVFVVSQAGNCRVMAYCDSLSCLVVSQPSPQSTFIPGCGVKMMSVANLKSSQYIPIHSKQIRGLAFGSRADGLLLSAALDNTLKLTSLATNTVVQTYNTGRPVWSCCWCLDDTNYIYAGLVNGSIMIYDLRDTNSHVQELVPQKSRCPMVSLSYLPRMASASLPYGGILAGTLEGACFWEQKAGNSYRPHHLLLEPGGCIDIQTEASTRHCLATYRPSKNNPCVRCVLMELTCSPLTESSEDVVCSSNPVQTFSAGPTCKLLTKNAIFQSPEEDGSIFVCAGDEASNSAMLWDAGSGCLLQKLQADLPVLDICPVEVNQAHLLATLTEKAVKLYKWQ from the exons ATGGCTCAGGAAGAGATGGAAGTTGATCTCCAACCAGTGGTGAGCTACTCCCTAGAGAACCAGGGGACGCTTCCCGCAGAGCCCGCTGCTCACACGGCGCTGTCCTCCCAGGCTCCAGTGCTCGGAGGTGGAGGAGGCACCACTATCGTTCTTTCTGACGATGAAGTTGAAGTTGTTACCGTATCGGCTGCTGATGCCACGAGGGAACCGGCTGCTGACTCTGGCCAGCAGGTGAATCCGTCCTCAGCTCTCATCGGactgctgaggctgcaggggGCATCTGatcagcaccagctgctgcctgggccGCAGGTCACGCAGCGTCCACGAGTACGAAGAGCTCGCAGGCAGCCGAGAGTCGGTGGTTCCCAGAGGACAGTCAGTGCCAg GGCAGCGCTGGACAGTTACTTTCAAATCAGCAGGACCCAAGAGCCTGCTACAGTACCAGGTTCACACCTGGAGCCCTCGCATATCGTGAGGAACAGCCAGGAACACAGATCACAGATCACGGAATTGCAATCGAGCGACTCCGACAGCAGCACttctgaggaggaggaagaggtggagACTCCAGCAACGCTGTCTCCAACAGCCCAGCAGATGCCTGCAGCAGCTAGCTCAG TTTCCAGTCAGGATCAAGCAGAGCTGCCTCAAACTCTGCCTCAAGCTTCTGCAGAACATGGAAATCATCAAGATGAAGAATTTGAAGCCCAGCAAAAGCAG aGAACTCCACTGAAGAAGGAGGAACCACCAATTCCCGCTGCAcccctggaggaggaggagggggacaCCTGTGCCATCTGTTTTGAGCAGTGGACCAATGCTGGGGACCACCGTCTGTCAGCCCTGCGGTGTGGGCACCTCTTTGGTTACACTTGCATTGACAGGTGGCTCAAGGGACAGGCAGGAAAGTGCCCTCAG tgcaatAAGAAAGCAAAGCGTTCTGACATCGTGGTCCTGTATGCTCGGACTTTGAAAGCGCTGGATACCAGTGAACAGGAGCGCATGAAGAG CTCTTTAGAAAAGGAGCAGAAGTTGCGGAGGCAGGCGGAGCTGGAATCTGCGCAGAGCCGGCTCCAGCTGCAGGTTTTGACGGACGAATGCAGCAAACTCCGTAAGCAAGTTCAG GAGCTGAAGGCTCTGGTGGCTCAGCACAATGTGAGTGCTTCCAAACAACCTGGCAGCTCCCGCACCTGCTTCCCAGGCGGCCTCCCCTCCAGCCAGAGCCAGCGCAAGTACCACTTGGAGAAGGTTTTTGTGGTGTCTCAGGCTGGGAACTGCAGAGTGATGGCATACTGTGACTCGCTGAGCTGTCTTGTGGTATCACAGCCTTCTCCACAGTCTACTTTTATTCCTG GCTGTGGTGTGAAGATGATGAGCGTGGCCAACCTGAAGAGCAGTCAGTACATCCCCATCCACAGCAAACAGATCCGGGGGCTGGCTTTTGGCAGTCGTGCAGATGGcttgctgctgtctgctgctctggacaacactctcaaACTCACCAG cttgGCAACAAATACTGTGGTACAGACATACAATACTGGCCGCCCtgtctggagctgctgctggtgtctgGATGATACAAACTACATCTATGCTGGGTTGGTCAACGGCTCCATCATGATATATGATCTGAGAGACACCAACTCCCATGTGCAGGAACTAGTCCCTCAGAAGTCCAG GTGTCCCATGGTATCTCTGTCTTATTTGCCTCGAATGGCCTCCGCCTCATTGCCATATGGTGGAATCCTGGCTGGGACCTTGGAAGGAGCCTGTTTCTGGGAACAGAAGGCTGGGAACTCCTACCGGCCTCATCACCTGCTGCTGGAACCAGGGGGATGCATCGATATTCAGACAGAGGCCAGCACGCGGCACTGCCTCGCAACATACAGGCCCA GTAAAAATAACCCGTGCGTGCGTTGTGTGCTGATGGAACTGACCTGCAGCCCGCTGACAGAATCCTCTGAAGATGTGGTGTGCTCTTCTAACCCCGTTCAGACTTTCAGTGCTGGACCCACCTGCAAGCTGCTGACCAAGAATGCCATTTTTCAGAGCCCAGAGGAGGATGGCAGCATCTTTGTGTGTGCTGGCGATGAGGCATCTAATTCGGCCATG CTCTGGGATGCTGGCAGCGGCTGCTTGCTGCAGAAATTGCAGGCTGACCTGCCCGTGCTGGACATCTGCCCCGTGGAGGTGAACCAGGCccacctgctggccaccctGACGGAGAAGGCGGTGAAGCTCTACAAGTGGCAGTGA